In Porites lutea chromosome 1, jaPorLute2.1, whole genome shotgun sequence, a single genomic region encodes these proteins:
- the LOC140953065 gene encoding uncharacterized protein, with amino-acid sequence MKAFLYAQTDCLEGFHSVLNFFAPKIIAYSYLGMFCRHILAALHFNFNLHRDDKVNQDGSGSLKVTFPKFKNGEATVRNRKIEPNFDYVGELFKFYMTLSKQQLQDACNDMKKMVAQPMNSMLDKQPREEAIRKIEKRMNMVTTAVPPTAPSVPNQTWGEQRKRPARARPVCSLCKKPMRGHSAVLDCPRNNKE; translated from the exons ATGAAAGCATTCCTGTATGCCCAGACAGACTGCCTGGAAGGGTTTCATTCTGTCCTTAACTTCTTTGCACCCAagattattgcttattcctATCTTGGAATGTTCTGCAG GCACATACTAGCTGCATTACATTTTAACTTCAATTTACACCGTGATGACAAAGTTAATCAAGATGGAAGTGGCTCGCTGAAAGTGACATTCCCCAAATTCAAGAATGGTGAAGCAACTGTGCGGAACCGCAAGATTGAGCCAAACTTTG ACTATGTTGGAGAACTCTTCAAGTTTTACATGACCCTAAGCAAACAGCAACTTCAAGATGCATGCAATGACATGAAGAAAATGGTTGCTCAGCCAATGAACAGCATGCTGGATAAACAACCCAGGGAAGAGGCCATCAGGAAGATAGAAAAGAGGATGAACATGGTTACAACAGCTGTTCCCCCCACAGCACCATCTG TGCCAAATCAGACATGGGGTGAACAAAGAAAACGGCCTGCAAGAGCACGCCCTGTTTGCTCTTTATGCAAGAAGCCAATGAGAGGACATAGTGCCGTCTTAGATTGTCCAAGAAACAATAAAGAATAA